A region from the Desulfuromonas sp. TF genome encodes:
- a CDS encoding putative 2-dehydropantoate 2-reductase, whose protein sequence is MKMHIAVIGAGALGLYYGAMLRRSGQEVEFLLRRDFQAVSAGGLHVTSPGGDFHLDAVSCFQDSADMGEADLVLIGLKTFDNSRMVDLVRPLVGKKTALLTLQNGLGNEEVLAAAFGTGRVMGGVAFLCANRGEPGTVHHLGQGAIRLGEFGRGLSGRAGIVAGLFNSAGVPCEAVADLMKARWEKLVWNIPFNGLSALTGLTTDRLLAHPPTRRQATEIMAEVIRAANAQGLSEPIDAVSFISRMFELTEPMGDYRPSMMLDRLEGRPLELESIYGIPLRMAEEKGVEMVRVRMLHALLEAWENR, encoded by the coding sequence ATGAAGATGCATATCGCCGTTATCGGTGCCGGCGCTCTGGGGCTGTACTACGGCGCCATGCTGCGCCGTTCCGGCCAGGAAGTAGAATTCCTCCTTCGCCGCGATTTCCAGGCCGTTTCCGCCGGAGGCCTGCACGTCACCTCCCCAGGCGGAGATTTTCACCTCGACGCGGTTTCGTGCTTTCAGGATTCAGCGGATATGGGAGAGGCCGACTTGGTTCTGATCGGCCTCAAGACCTTCGATAACAGCCGGATGGTGGATCTCGTCCGGCCCCTGGTGGGCAAGAAGACAGCTCTGCTCACCCTGCAGAACGGGCTGGGGAACGAGGAGGTCCTGGCTGCGGCCTTCGGCACCGGTCGCGTGATGGGAGGCGTGGCGTTTCTCTGCGCCAACCGGGGGGAGCCGGGAACGGTCCATCATCTGGGACAGGGAGCGATCCGCCTGGGCGAATTCGGCAGAGGCCTTTCCGGACGGGCCGGTATCGTCGCGGGGCTGTTCAATTCAGCCGGAGTTCCATGCGAAGCGGTTGCCGACCTCATGAAGGCCCGCTGGGAAAAGCTGGTGTGGAACATTCCCTTCAACGGCCTGAGCGCCCTCACGGGCCTGACTACCGACCGCCTCCTGGCCCATCCGCCCACACGCCGCCAAGCAACCGAAATCATGGCCGAAGTGATCCGGGCAGCCAATGCCCAGGGGCTCTCCGAGCCGATCGACGCCGTCTCCTTCATCTCCCGCATGTTCGAGCTGACCGAGCCTATGGGCGATTACCGCCCCAGCATGATGCTCGACCGGCTCGAGGGACGACCGCTGGAACTGGAGTCGATCTACGGGATTCCACTGCGGATGGCGGAGGAAAAGGGGGTGGAGATGGTACGGGTGAGAATGCTGCATGCTCTGCTGGAGGCGTGGGAGAACCGGTGA
- a CDS encoding chemotaxis protein CheW — MKDHTYQIQDVLREMREEYWRGIEEAEEATASETRDFVVIRLAGERYGLSASAAREVLRMPRLIRVPRMADHIRGVINLRGEIVAVTDLRPMLGLPGEDLPAGGRLVVVEAAGLVTALLAERVEGIQSIAVDSIEPCTEGLAGFPREAVTGQMVGEEGLLVLLDLEHILSRSEFVIDQKRGSE, encoded by the coding sequence ATGAAAGACCATACCTACCAGATCCAGGACGTTCTCAGGGAAATGCGGGAGGAATACTGGAGGGGAATCGAGGAGGCCGAAGAGGCCACGGCGTCTGAAACCCGCGATTTCGTGGTGATCCGCCTGGCCGGCGAACGCTATGGCCTTTCCGCCTCGGCAGCCCGCGAAGTTCTGCGGATGCCCCGCCTCATCCGCGTGCCGAGGATGGCCGACCATATCCGGGGGGTCATCAACCTGCGCGGAGAGATCGTTGCGGTCACCGACCTGCGTCCGATGCTGGGGTTGCCCGGAGAGGACCTCCCTGCCGGTGGGAGGCTGGTGGTGGTGGAGGCTGCCGGGCTGGTCACCGCCCTTCTGGCGGAACGGGTGGAAGGAATCCAAAGCATCGCCGTCGATTCGATCGAACCGTGCACGGAAGGGCTGGCCGGATTTCCCCGGGAGGCGGTTACGGGACAGATGGTGGGGGAGGAAGGTCTGCTGGTCCTGCTCGATCTGGAGCATATCTTGTCGCGGTCGGAATTCGTGATCGATCAGAAGAGAGGTAGCGAGTGA
- the ispF gene encoding 2-C-methyl-D-erythritol 2,4-cyclodiphosphate synthase yields the protein MRIGHGYDVHRLVTGRKLVLGGVEISHELGLLGHSDADVLLHAICDAVLGALAEGDIGRHFPDTDPAYRGISSLKLLREVMALAEGKGFGIGNLDATIIAQQPRMAPHIRSMVENVAEACRCDIERVNIKATTTEELGFEGRGEGISSHAVVLLRPIRVDAELEVRA from the coding sequence ATGCGCATCGGCCACGGCTATGACGTGCACCGCCTGGTGACAGGACGGAAGCTTGTTCTGGGGGGAGTGGAGATCTCCCATGAATTGGGCCTGCTGGGGCACTCGGACGCCGACGTGCTCCTTCACGCCATCTGCGACGCCGTCCTCGGTGCGCTTGCCGAGGGGGACATCGGCCGGCATTTTCCCGATACCGATCCCGCTTACCGTGGGATATCCAGCCTTAAACTGCTGCGAGAGGTGATGGCTCTGGCGGAGGGGAAGGGATTCGGAATCGGTAATCTCGATGCCACGATCATCGCCCAGCAACCCAGGATGGCTCCGCATATCCGGTCGATGGTGGAGAATGTCGCCGAAGCCTGCCGCTGCGACATTGAGAGGGTGAACATCAAGGCCACAACTACGGAAGAGCTGGGCTTCGAGGGGCGCGGCGAGGGGATTTCCTCCCATGCCGTGGTGCTGCTGCGCCCAATCCGGGTCGACGCAGAACTGGAAGTCAGGGCTTAA
- the ispD gene encoding 2-C-methyl-D-erythritol 4-phosphate cytidylyltransferase produces the protein MSVTVLIPAAGMGARMGASVNKQYLLLADRPVLAHTLGLFDHHPSIDHIFIVSPEEEIDYCRAEVVERFGFTKIRDLIPGGAERQDSVYNGLSACAASNSDIVLIHDGVRPFFPYHRIKDVVTAAGLNGACVVGVPVKDTIKEVAEGLIRNTPDRRRLWQAQTPQAFVFGLIRDAHERARQEGFRGTDDASLVERNGHPVAMIEGSYRNIKITTPEDLILAEAFIRMQIENEGHVSDTAPLGGF, from the coding sequence ATGAGTGTCACCGTTCTGATCCCCGCCGCCGGCATGGGGGCCCGCATGGGCGCCTCTGTCAACAAACAGTACCTCCTCCTGGCCGATCGCCCCGTTCTGGCTCATACCCTCGGACTGTTCGACCATCACCCGTCCATCGATCATATCTTTATCGTTTCTCCTGAAGAGGAAATCGACTACTGTCGTGCCGAGGTGGTGGAGCGTTTCGGTTTCACCAAGATCAGGGATCTCATCCCAGGTGGCGCCGAGCGGCAGGATTCAGTGTACAATGGTCTTTCCGCCTGTGCCGCCTCCAACAGCGACATCGTCCTGATCCACGACGGGGTCCGCCCCTTTTTCCCTTACCATCGCATCAAAGACGTCGTGACCGCCGCCGGGCTAAACGGCGCCTGCGTTGTAGGGGTTCCGGTGAAAGATACCATCAAGGAGGTGGCGGAGGGGTTGATCCGAAACACGCCCGACAGGCGGCGCCTCTGGCAGGCACAGACTCCGCAGGCTTTTGTCTTCGGCCTCATCCGCGACGCTCACGAGCGGGCCAGGCAGGAGGGGTTCCGCGGAACCGACGACGCCTCTCTGGTCGAGCGTAATGGCCATCCCGTGGCGATGATTGAAGGCAGCTATCGCAACATCAAGATCACCACGCCCGAGGACCTGATTCTGGCGGAGGCATTCATCAGGATGCAGATTGAGAATGAAGGGCACGTTTCCGACACCGCTCCCCTCGGGGGCTTTTGA
- a CDS encoding Hpt domain-containing protein, with amino-acid sequence MKSRKYIEIFAREAEEHLHLLRQGILALEKDGFGRDQVHVILRSAHTLKGSARMLDLGDLAQVAHKLEDLLKDLEEGERSLTPSLVDLLLVATDALEALIAQAHSGGEIEVNVDLVLEGLETGVLPEVPAARPSAAEEKKGGADTVRASVARLDQLINHLGEMLIVRRMFEER; translated from the coding sequence GTGAAGTCCAGAAAGTATATCGAGATCTTCGCCCGGGAAGCCGAAGAGCACCTGCATTTGCTGCGGCAGGGGATCCTGGCGTTGGAGAAGGACGGCTTCGGCCGGGATCAGGTGCACGTCATCCTGCGCAGCGCCCACACCCTCAAGGGGTCGGCGCGGATGCTCGATCTGGGCGACCTGGCCCAGGTCGCCCACAAGCTCGAAGACCTGCTCAAGGACCTCGAGGAGGGCGAGCGCTCCCTGACCCCCTCCCTGGTCGATCTGCTGCTGGTGGCCACCGACGCCCTGGAGGCGCTGATCGCCCAGGCGCACAGCGGCGGCGAGATCGAGGTCAATGTCGATCTCGTCCTCGAGGGGCTGGAAACGGGGGTGCTCCCCGAAGTCCCCGCCGCCCGGCCTTCCGCGGCCGAAGAAAAAAAGGGGGGCGCCGACACCGTTCGTGCCAGCGTCGCCCGGCTCGACCAGCTCATCAACCATCTGGGCGAGATGCTCATCGTGCGGCGCATGTTCGAAGAGCGC
- a CDS encoding glutamine--tRNA ligase/YqeY domain fusion protein, which translates to MSTTDSMSSSNFIRNIIAADLSAGKNDGRIMTRFPPEPNGFLHIGHAKSICLNFGLAAEYGGVCNLRFDDTNPVKEEDKYVEAIQEDVRWLGFDWEDRIFYASDYFERLYDFAVRLIRDGKAYVDELTAEEIRAYRGTLTEPGKNSPYRGRPVEENLELLERMRTGEFPDGSRVLRAKIDMASPNMNLRDPVMYRILHAEHHRTGRKWCIYPMYDFAHGQSDSIEGVTHSICTLEFEDHRPLYDWFIDQLGIHHPQQIEFARLNLSYTVMSKRRLLELVTEGRVEGWDDPRMPTIAGMRRRGYTPAAIRNFCERIGVGRSDSWIDMGVLEDCVREDLNESAPRAMAVLRPLKVVIENYPEGEVEVFEVPNHPQNPEMGTRKVPFCREIFIEADDFMEEPPKKFFRLAPGREVRLRSAYFIRCEEVIRDEQGEIVELRCTYDPATRGGGAPDGRKVKGTIHWVSSRHALEAEVRLYDRLFVRANPTGDKETDYRDHINPESLKRLTSCRLEPGLAQTAPGTRYQFERLGYFCVDTVDSAPGAPVFNRTATLRDSWSENGKG; encoded by the coding sequence ATGTCCACCACTGATTCGATGTCATCCTCCAATTTCATCCGCAACATCATTGCCGCCGACCTCAGTGCCGGGAAGAACGACGGCCGCATCATGACCCGCTTCCCTCCGGAGCCGAACGGCTTTCTCCATATCGGCCATGCAAAAAGCATTTGTCTTAATTTCGGCCTCGCTGCCGAGTACGGGGGCGTCTGCAACCTGCGCTTCGACGACACCAATCCGGTCAAGGAGGAGGACAAGTATGTCGAGGCCATCCAGGAGGATGTGCGCTGGCTCGGCTTTGACTGGGAGGACCGGATTTTTTACGCCTCCGACTATTTCGAGCGGCTGTACGATTTCGCCGTTCGCCTGATCAGGGATGGGAAGGCCTACGTCGACGAACTCACCGCCGAGGAAATCCGCGCATATCGCGGCACGCTGACGGAGCCTGGGAAGAACAGCCCCTACCGCGGCAGGCCCGTGGAGGAGAATCTGGAGCTTCTGGAGCGGATGCGAACCGGAGAGTTCCCGGACGGCAGCCGGGTTCTGCGGGCCAAAATCGATATGGCGTCTCCGAACATGAACCTGCGCGATCCTGTCATGTACCGCATTCTCCACGCGGAGCATCATCGCACCGGCCGCAAATGGTGCATCTATCCGATGTACGATTTCGCCCACGGCCAGTCCGACTCCATTGAGGGGGTCACCCACTCCATCTGCACCCTGGAGTTCGAAGATCATCGACCTCTCTACGACTGGTTCATCGACCAGCTCGGCATCCATCATCCCCAGCAGATCGAATTCGCCCGCCTCAATCTCAGCTATACGGTGATGAGCAAGCGCAGGCTGCTCGAACTGGTTACGGAGGGACGAGTCGAAGGCTGGGACGATCCGAGGATGCCGACCATCGCCGGGATGCGCCGTCGCGGCTACACTCCCGCGGCCATCCGCAATTTCTGCGAGCGCATCGGCGTCGGCAGAAGCGACAGCTGGATCGATATGGGGGTGCTCGAGGACTGCGTACGCGAGGACCTCAACGAATCGGCCCCGAGGGCCATGGCGGTGCTGCGCCCGCTGAAGGTGGTGATCGAGAACTATCCCGAGGGGGAGGTCGAGGTCTTCGAGGTGCCCAATCACCCGCAGAATCCCGAAATGGGGACGCGCAAGGTTCCCTTCTGCCGCGAGATCTTTATCGAAGCCGACGATTTCATGGAGGAGCCGCCGAAGAAATTTTTCCGTCTGGCGCCCGGCCGGGAGGTGCGCCTGCGCAGCGCCTACTTCATCCGGTGCGAAGAGGTGATCAGGGACGAACAGGGGGAGATCGTTGAGCTGCGCTGCACGTACGATCCTGCGACCCGGGGCGGCGGCGCCCCGGACGGGCGGAAGGTCAAGGGGACGATCCACTGGGTTTCATCCAGGCATGCCCTGGAAGCCGAGGTGCGCCTCTATGACCGTCTTTTCGTCCGGGCCAACCCCACCGGCGATAAAGAGACCGATTACCGGGACCATATCAATCCCGAGTCCCTGAAGCGATTAACGTCCTGCCGGCTGGAGCCGGGGCTGGCGCAGACGGCGCCGGGAACCCGCTATCAGTTTGAGCGGCTGGGCTACTTCTGTGTCGATACCGTCGACTCGGCGCCCGGAGCGCCGGTATTCAACCGCACCGCCACTCTGCGAGATTCCTGGAGCGAAAACGGGAAGGGATAA
- a CDS encoding methyl-accepting chemotaxis protein produces the protein LGENSQKIGGIVDIIDEISDQTNLLALNAAIEAAGAGEAGKRFSIVANEVKRLAERTVDATRQIKGLIDQIQKATNSTIMLTEEGTKGVDSASTLVARVSEALTNIIEMVEETTTAAREIKLSTQQQTTASEQMAETVADVRDVATQVAASAEETTQSITELTSLAERLKELVVDEEA, from the coding sequence GCTGGGGGAGAACTCCCAGAAGATCGGCGGCATCGTCGACATCATCGACGAGATTTCCGACCAGACCAATCTGCTCGCCCTCAACGCTGCGATCGAGGCCGCCGGAGCGGGGGAAGCCGGCAAGCGCTTCTCCATCGTCGCCAACGAGGTCAAGCGGCTTGCCGAGCGCACGGTGGACGCCACCCGGCAGATCAAGGGGCTGATCGATCAGATCCAGAAGGCGACCAACTCCACCATCATGCTGACCGAAGAAGGGACCAAGGGGGTGGATTCGGCCAGCACTCTGGTGGCACGGGTTTCAGAGGCGCTGACCAACATCATCGAGATGGTCGAGGAAACGACCACTGCCGCCAGGGAGATCAAACTCTCGACTCAGCAGCAGACCACGGCCAGCGAGCAGATGGCGGAGACCGTGGCCGATGTGCGGGACGTGGCCACCCAGGTTGCGGCGAGCGCCGAAGAGACGACCCAGTCCATCACCGAGCTGACCAGCCTCGCCGAGCGCCTCAAGGAACTGGTGGTGGACGAAGAGGCCTAG
- a CDS encoding chemotaxis protein CheA — VPAARPSAAEEKKGVADTVRASVARLDQLINHLGEMLIVRRMFEERSRQMNALRGRLDVFLRRLRREENYRLLKGILDDVTRFSLDLEQDTLSMGYLTEEVHAEAMELRMLPLSTITDDLQRTVRGLSRDQDKDIQLSVHGGDVELDRMMLEAIKPMLLHMLRNSVDHGIETPAERKKAGKPAGGRIELSARYEGGFVRLTLKDDGRGIDAAKVRHAAVERRLIAAGEAAALSDEEAVYLILRPGFSTRDFITDVSGRGVGMDVVKTNLDQVKGNLVIHSAVGQGTE, encoded by the coding sequence GGTCCCCGCCGCCCGGCCTTCCGCGGCCGAAGAAAAAAAGGGGGTCGCCGACACCGTGCGCGCCAGCGTCGCCCGGCTCGACCAGCTCATCAACCATCTGGGCGAGATGCTCATCGTGCGGCGCATGTTCGAAGAGCGCAGCCGCCAGATGAACGCCCTGCGCGGACGCCTCGACGTCTTCCTGCGCCGTCTGCGGCGGGAGGAGAACTACCGCCTGCTCAAGGGGATCCTCGACGACGTCACCCGCTTCAGTCTCGACCTCGAACAGGACACCCTCAGCATGGGCTACCTGACCGAAGAGGTGCATGCCGAAGCCATGGAGCTGCGCATGCTGCCGCTCTCCACCATCACCGACGATCTGCAGCGCACCGTGCGCGGGCTCTCCCGCGATCAGGACAAGGACATTCAGCTCTCCGTCCACGGTGGCGACGTGGAGCTCGACCGGATGATGCTCGAGGCGATCAAGCCGATGCTGCTGCACATGCTGCGCAACTCCGTCGACCACGGCATCGAGACGCCCGCCGAGAGGAAAAAGGCGGGCAAGCCCGCCGGAGGCCGCATCGAACTCAGCGCCCGCTACGAAGGCGGCTTCGTGCGGCTGACCCTCAAGGACGACGGCCGCGGCATCGATGCGGCGAAGGTCAGACACGCGGCGGTGGAGCGGCGTCTGATCGCGGCCGGGGAGGCCGCCGCCCTCTCCGACGAGGAAGCCGTCTACCTCATCCTTCGCCCCGGCTTCTCCACCCGCGACTTCATCACCGACGTCTCCGGCCGCGGCGTCGGCATGGACGTGGTCAAGACCAACCTCGACCAGGTCAAGGGGAATCTGGTGATCCATTCCGCCGTCGGGCAGGGGACCGAA
- a CDS encoding CarD family transcriptional regulator yields MYKIGDMAVYPTQGVGIIEAIEAKEFSGEKHEFYILRIVDSDMTIMIPVDNALQVGMRNLIDKDRVAAIYDILEEKQENGNAIASWSRRQREYNEKIRSGDLFEVAEVLRELYLIKEGKDLSYGEKKVLDLARKLLVKEVALAEGAEEEQVVKRVERIFN; encoded by the coding sequence ATGTATAAAATTGGCGACATGGCTGTATACCCGACCCAAGGCGTTGGAATAATCGAGGCTATCGAAGCCAAAGAGTTCTCCGGTGAAAAGCATGAGTTCTACATCCTGCGCATTGTTGACAGCGACATGACCATTATGATTCCGGTGGACAATGCCTTGCAGGTCGGAATGCGCAACCTGATCGACAAGGATCGGGTGGCAGCGATTTACGATATCCTTGAGGAAAAACAGGAAAACGGCAACGCCATAGCTTCCTGGAGCCGGAGGCAGCGAGAGTACAACGAAAAGATCAGATCCGGCGACCTGTTCGAAGTTGCCGAGGTTCTCAGGGAATTGTACCTCATCAAGGAAGGCAAAGACCTTTCCTATGGTGAGAAAAAAGTTCTGGATCTGGCCCGCAAGCTTCTGGTGAAGGAAGTTGCCTTGGCCGAAGGGGCAGAAGAGGAACAAGTGGTGAAACGGGTCGAGCGTATTTTCAACTAG
- a CDS encoding CheR family methyltransferase, with protein MKEPLHVLIVDEDRELCCALSDIIARGGYRVECLSGRDHPYQAIREMAPDVVILDISMPEAKGMETLRRLDTLRGLRKIPVIVTSRQAELEYELLDAFDFLPKPVEEQRLLEDLSLLASGSRSGAPASSPLLTSAERSLFEDFLVVHSGLHFDQRNSKILERGLVRRMRAVHIDNFRDYFVYLEKYQESRQELKKLLGLLTVGETYFFRYLPHYEALIASVLPEFIERNRHARSLRIWSAGCSSGEEPYSIAMVLLEHFPQLADWDVHILATDINKRALRQAREGVYRPRALRVTESRYRDKYFRDLGGAFAIDRRVKEMVDFSFLNLQTGVFPSEVNDTAAVDILLCRNVMIYFRLPTIKHIVEKFSQCLRPGGYLFLGHAETLAYISDRFQRVQNAGGFYYRLKTGEASQKLSPPGMSMPAIAPVLSKGAPEAPPAPLPLSEPRPIPPEPAPAKPDLQSIYQKAVQAFNRDDFKTASRNYDEILRHDPLHVDAMVGKGFILANQGLYDEAVEFFDRAVAVDDLRPEAYYLRGLIFEMAEDYSGAVSEYRKALLLDMEFVMPHYSLSKIFWRQGRIRDARRELNNTRLLLEQTADEEIIPFSSGLTRAVFLEVCLEDAARLESI; from the coding sequence ATGAAAGAACCATTACACGTACTGATCGTCGATGAGGACCGGGAGCTGTGCTGCGCTCTTTCGGATATCATCGCCAGAGGCGGATACCGGGTCGAGTGCCTCTCGGGGAGAGACCATCCGTATCAGGCCATCCGTGAAATGGCCCCCGACGTCGTCATCCTGGACATTTCCATGCCTGAGGCAAAAGGGATGGAGACACTGCGCCGTCTCGATACCCTTCGCGGGCTCCGGAAAATTCCGGTGATCGTCACATCCCGCCAGGCGGAACTCGAATACGAGCTCCTGGATGCCTTCGACTTCCTGCCCAAGCCGGTGGAGGAACAGCGGCTTCTTGAAGATCTTTCTCTGCTCGCCTCCGGATCGCGTTCCGGGGCGCCGGCTTCCTCGCCTCTCCTGACTTCCGCTGAACGGTCCCTCTTCGAAGATTTCCTGGTCGTTCACAGCGGCCTGCATTTCGACCAGCGCAACAGCAAAATCCTGGAGCGAGGGCTGGTCCGCCGCATGCGGGCCGTGCATATCGATAATTTTCGCGACTACTTCGTTTATCTGGAAAAATATCAGGAGAGCCGACAGGAACTGAAAAAGCTTCTCGGACTTCTGACCGTCGGCGAGACCTATTTCTTTCGCTACCTGCCCCATTACGAAGCCCTGATCGCAAGCGTTCTGCCTGAATTCATCGAACGAAACCGTCATGCTCGGAGCCTGCGCATCTGGTCGGCCGGCTGTTCTTCCGGCGAGGAGCCCTATTCCATCGCCATGGTGCTGCTGGAGCATTTTCCCCAGTTGGCCGACTGGGATGTGCACATCCTTGCCACCGATATCAACAAGCGAGCCCTTCGGCAGGCGCGCGAAGGGGTTTATCGGCCCCGGGCTCTGCGGGTGACCGAATCCCGCTATCGCGACAAGTATTTCCGCGACCTCGGCGGTGCTTTCGCGATCGACCGGCGGGTCAAGGAGATGGTTGATTTCTCTTTTCTCAACCTCCAGACCGGAGTTTTCCCCTCCGAAGTCAACGACACGGCCGCGGTGGACATCCTGCTGTGCCGCAATGTCATGATCTATTTTCGCCTTCCCACGATAAAGCACATCGTGGAGAAGTTTTCCCAGTGTCTTCGTCCGGGGGGATATCTTTTCCTCGGACACGCCGAGACGCTGGCCTATATTTCCGACCGTTTTCAGCGGGTGCAGAATGCGGGGGGATTTTACTATCGGCTAAAGACAGGTGAGGCATCGCAAAAGCTTTCACCGCCCGGGATGAGCATGCCCGCCATCGCCCCTGTTTTATCGAAGGGCGCGCCTGAAGCTCCTCCGGCTCCGCTGCCTCTCTCTGAGCCCCGGCCAATACCTCCGGAACCCGCTCCTGCCAAGCCGGACCTTCAGTCCATTTATCAAAAAGCCGTGCAGGCTTTCAATCGCGATGATTTCAAAACGGCCTCCCGGAATTACGACGAAATACTCCGGCACGATCCGCTTCACGTCGACGCCATGGTGGGGAAAGGCTTCATTCTGGCCAACCAGGGCTTGTACGATGAAGCGGTGGAATTTTTCGACCGGGCGGTGGCGGTGGATGACCTGCGTCCGGAGGCGTACTATCTGCGGGGACTGATTTTTGAAATGGCGGAGGATTACAGCGGAGCGGTATCGGAATACCGAAAGGCGCTTTTGCTGGACATGGAATTTGTCATGCCTCATTATAGCCTGAGCAAAATTTTCTGGCGTCAGGGGCGGATTCGGGATGCCCGTCGCGAATTGAACAATACCCGGCTCCTGCTGGAACAGACGGCCGACGAAGAGATCATTCCCTTTTCGTCGGGACTCACCCGAGCTGTTTTTCTGGAGGTCTGTCTTGAGGATGCGGCCAGGCTCGAAAGTATATAG
- a CDS encoding methyl-accepting chemotaxis protein, producing MFGWVTDRISKKIVVSLVIVLAVIMGVFTILLVKKRGEVLREQLLTKARVMALVGARTMEQILEDAIASGRFTKEQIFDTDYRKITEGPLAGATIPKYHTAYDTFLDQTIQKIEDTMVEEDSMVVFAALLDRNGYAPTHNSKFSMPLTGNPEIDQAQNRTKRIFNDPVGLAAARYTGEDGNKILRQVYQKDTGETVWDISAPVFVRGDHWGAFRVGISMKEIDGEIAKLRNTVGLSMLAVLLVASITIYFVVARITTPLKRLTEVADRIAGGQLDETIEIDSNDEIGRLASAFNKMTQVIVKNLKSEIERSDRLIQSVKEAIQQLSSSANEIMAISAQQSSGATQQASAVQEATTTSEEIAVTAKQVAENAMRVEAQAAQASAACNNGVQVVDNAIAGMGKLKNQVQS from the coding sequence ATGTTCGGGTGGGTTACAGATCGGATATCCAAGAAAATTGTCGTCTCCCTGGTCATCGTCCTGGCGGTGATCATGGGGGTGTTTACCATTCTGCTGGTGAAAAAACGCGGAGAGGTTCTGCGGGAGCAGCTCCTGACCAAGGCCCGGGTGATGGCTCTGGTGGGGGCGAGAACCATGGAACAGATCCTCGAGGATGCCATCGCCAGCGGGCGGTTTACCAAGGAGCAGATCTTCGATACCGATTACCGGAAGATCACTGAGGGTCCGCTTGCCGGGGCGACCATCCCCAAATACCACACTGCCTACGATACCTTTCTGGATCAGACCATCCAGAAAATAGAAGATACCATGGTCGAGGAGGACAGCATGGTCGTATTCGCCGCTCTGCTGGACCGAAACGGCTATGCGCCGACCCACAACAGCAAATTTTCCATGCCGCTCACCGGGAATCCGGAAATCGATCAGGCGCAGAACCGGACCAAACGCATCTTCAATGATCCGGTGGGGCTGGCTGCTGCCCGGTATACAGGCGAGGACGGGAACAAGATCCTGCGCCAGGTCTATCAGAAGGATACCGGAGAGACGGTCTGGGACATTTCGGCCCCGGTATTCGTGCGCGGGGATCACTGGGGCGCTTTCCGCGTCGGCATTTCCATGAAGGAGATCGACGGTGAGATCGCGAAGCTGCGCAACACTGTCGGCCTCTCCATGCTGGCAGTACTGTTGGTCGCCTCCATCACCATCTATTTTGTCGTGGCGCGGATCACGACCCCGTTGAAGAGATTGACGGAGGTGGCGGACCGTATCGCCGGGGGGCAGCTCGACGAAACTATCGAAATCGACTCCAACGACGAGATCGGCCGGCTGGCCAGCGCCTTCAACAAGATGACCCAGGTCATCGTCAAGAACCTCAAAAGTGAAATAGAAAGAAGCGATCGCCTTATACAGAGCGTCAAGGAGGCCATACAGCAGCTTTCCTCCAGCGCCAACGAGATCATGGCCATCTCCGCCCAGCAATCCTCAGGCGCCACCCAGCAGGCCTCGGCGGTGCAGGAGGCGACCACCACCAGCGAGGAGATCGCGGTGACGGCCAAGCAGGTGGCCGAAAACGCCATGCGGGTGGAAGCCCAGGCCGCCCAGGCCAGCGCCGCCTGCAACAACGGAGTCCAGGTGGTGGACAACGCCATCGCCGGAATGGGGAAGCTCAAGAACCAGGTCCAGAGCG